The following proteins come from a genomic window of Phycodurus eques isolate BA_2022a chromosome 9, UOR_Pequ_1.1, whole genome shotgun sequence:
- the slitrk4 gene encoding SLIT and NTRK-like protein 4 isoform X1 yields MMLVLLLAAFSASISSSSLSSPSMSDGLPMADPSAPDLMSETCSACSCMSVENVLYVNCEKITVYRPTQLIPPVSSLYHLNFQNNFLVILYPNSFLNFTHAVSLQLGNNQLQNIEGGAFMGMSALKQLHLNNNELKVLQADTFQGIENLEYLQADYNLIKYIEKGSFNKLHRLKVLILNDNLIQALPDNIFRFASLTHLDIRGNRIQKLPYLGVLEHIGRIVELQLDDNPWNCTCDLAPLKAWLENMPYNIFIGEAICETPSDLYGRLLKETNKQELCPMGTGSDFDVRMPPALPDTGQSSPKISPTSVGAIPTKSPKNTDSSKIYGNGIVAGLPPFGRNSQIVSFQTRSPPTLCPQPCSCKTHPSDFGITVSCQERNIENLAELIPKPANAKKLHLSGNYIRDINPTDFRGFEGLDLLHLGSNQIVTVRKDVFANLTNLRRLYLNGNQLEQLHPEMFLGLTNLQYLYLEYNAIKEVLAGTFDSMPNLQLLYLNNNVLRSLPAYVFAGVSLAKLNLKNNHFMTLPVSGVLDQLRSLTQIDLEGNPWECSCDLVALKLWLDKLSDGVAAKEVRCASPVQFSNIELRLLKNEILCPKLIARPPFIFTSATPVLTSVSPAGVGKAPPGGPVPLSIMILSILVVLILTVFVAFCLLVFVLRRTKKPAGRQELGNQECGSMSLQLHRHGHKSGKKGSISGDELGGETFIPQTIEHIGKSHTCGIGRSSDMDAGFKFADSQRQKIILRSAADKDRDALSTLERNKRLSTIDELEEFLPNREPSMFIQNFLDGKRDFNSIGMGAYEIRYPEKTLDRKMKKSSLIGGNHSKIVVEQRKTSCAYTLPRTHTHSAKKCLLENRIDQCLDGQNGSILQSFYLDQQGYMLQ; encoded by the exons ATGATGCTCGTTCTCCTGCTGGCAGCCTTTTCCGCTTCAATCTCAAGCTCCTCCCTCTCCTCCCCGTCCATGTCAGATGGACTCCCAATGGCAGACCCGTCTGCTCCGGACTTGATGTCTGAGACATGCAGCGCCTGCTCCTGCATGTCAGTGGAAAACGTACTGTACGTCAATTGTGAAAAGATCACTGTATATCGACCGACACAACTCATCCCTCCTGTGTCGTCATTATACCACCTCAACTTCCAAAATAACTTCTTAGTTATTCTCTACCCAAACTCGTTCCTCAACTTCACCCATGCTGTGTCTCTGCAGCTGGGGAATAATCAGCTACAGAACATTGAAGGTGGCGCGTTCATGGGGATGAGTGCTTTGAAACAGCTCCACCTAAACAACAACGAGTTAAAGGTGTTGCAAGCAGACACTTTTCAAGGAATAGAAAACTTGGAGTACCTTCAAGCTGACTACAACTTAATCAAGTATATTGAAAAGGGATCATTTAACAAACTGCACAGGTTAAAAGTGCTCATTCTGAATGATAATCTCATACAGGCACTTCCTGACAACATATTTCGCTTTGCCTCCCTCACACACCTGGATATAAGAGGGAACAGGATCCAGAAGCTTCCATATTTGGGAGTTCTGGAGCACATCGGACGGATTGTTGAGCTGCAGTTGGATGATAATCCCTGGAATTGTACCTGTGATTTAGCACCTCTCAAGGCATGGCTTGAAAACATGCcctataatatttttattggagAGGCCATATGTGAAACGCCAAGTGACTTGTATGGAAGGCTTCTGAAAGAAACTAATAAGCAGGAGCTTTGCCCCATGGGTACAGGAAGTGACTTTGATGTTAGAATGCCACCTGCACTCCCTGATACGGGTCAGTCATCCCCCAAAATATCCCCGACCTCCGTGGGTGCCATTCCCACAAAATCGCCAAAAAACACAGACTCATCTAAAATTTACGGTAATGGCATTGTAGCCGGTTTACCCCCTTTTGGAAGAAATAGTCAGATTGTTTCCTTTCAGACACGGAGCCCTCCAACGTTATGCCCACAGCCGTGCAGCTGTAAAACCCACCCTTCAGATTTTGGCATTACCGTCAGTTGTCAGGAAAGAAATATAGAAAATCTAGCAGAACTTATCCCTAAACCAGCAAATGCCAAGAAACTTCACTTGAGTGGGAATTACATTCGTGACATAAACCCGACTGATTTCCGAGGATTTGAAGGTTTAGATTTGCTTCATCTTGGCAGCAACCAAATTGTCACCGTCCGGAAAGATGTGTTTGCTAACCTCACTAATCTAAGAAGACTATATCTGAATGGAAACCAGCTCGAACAGTTACACCCTGAAATGTTTTTGGGCCTCACAAATCTACAATACCTATATTTGGAATACAATGCCATTAAAGAAGTTCTAGCGGGCACGTTTGACTCCATGCCAAATTTGCAACTCCTGTATCTCAATAATAACGTGTTGCGGAGTCTTCCTGCCTATGTGTTTGCAGGCGTCTCTTTAGCCAaacttaatttgaaaaacaaccaCTTCATGACCCTGCCAGTCAGTGGTGTCCTGGACCAGCTGCGTTCTTTGACCCAAATAGACCTAGAGGGAAACCCGTGGGAGTGTTCCTGCGATTTGGTCGCTCTCAAACTATGGTTAGACAAGCTAAGTGATGGAGTGGCTGCTAAAGAGGTGAGATGTGCCTCCCCAGTGCAATTCTCCAATATTGAACTGCGCCTGTTGAAAAACGAGATCCTGTGCCCAAAGCTGATTGCTCGGCCACCTTTTATTTTTACCAGCGCCACCCCGGTCTTGACTTCAGTTTCACCTGCAGGAGTTGGCAAAGCCCCGCCAGGAGGTCCTGTACCTCTCTCAATCATGATCCTTAGTATCCTTGTAGTGCTAATACTTACAGTGTTTGTGGCCTTCTGCCTTTTAGTCTTTGTCCTAAGACGGACTAAAAAACCAGCTGGTCGTCAGGAACTGGGGAATCAGGAGTGTGGCTCCATGTCACTGCAGCTCCACCGGCATGGCCACAAATCAGGCAAAAAAGGTTCCATTTCGGGAGATGAATTGGGAGGCGAAACATTTATCCCCCAAACCATTGAACACATTGGCAAGAGCCACACTTGTGGTATTGGACGCTCATCAGACATGGACGCTGGGTTTAAGTTTGCTGACTCGCAAAGGCAGAAAATTATCCTTCGGAGCGCTGCTGACAAGGATAGAGACGCACTCTCCACCTTGGAGCGCAACAAGCGCCTCAGTACAATCGACGAACTCGAGGAATTCCTACCAAATCGAGAGCCCAGCATGTTCATCCAGAATTTCCTGGACGGCAAGAGAGATTTCAACAGCATAGGAATGGGTGCGTACGAAATCcgctacccggagaaaactttGGATCGAAAGATGAAGAAATCATCACTGATAGGTGGGAACCACAGTAAGATTGTGGTGGAGCAAAGAAAAA CCAGCTGTGCGTATACACTccctcgcacacacacacattcagcaAAAAAGTGCCTTCTGGAAAATCGTATTGACCAATGCTTAGATGGACAAAATGGCTCCATACTACAAAGCTTTTACTTGGATCAGCAAGGATACATGTTACAGTGA
- the slitrk4 gene encoding SLIT and NTRK-like protein 4 isoform X2, producing the protein MMLVLLLAAFSASISSSSLSSPSMSDGLPMADPSAPDLMSETCSACSCMSVENVLYVNCEKITVYRPTQLIPPVSSLYHLNFQNNFLVILYPNSFLNFTHAVSLQLGNNQLQNIEGGAFMGMSALKQLHLNNNELKVLQADTFQGIENLEYLQADYNLIKYIEKGSFNKLHRLKVLILNDNLIQALPDNIFRFASLTHLDIRGNRIQKLPYLGVLEHIGRIVELQLDDNPWNCTCDLAPLKAWLENMPYNIFIGEAICETPSDLYGRLLKETNKQELCPMGTGSDFDVRMPPALPDTGQSSPKISPTSVGAIPTKSPKNTDSSKIYGNGIVAGLPPFGRNSQIVSFQTRSPPTLCPQPCSCKTHPSDFGITVSCQERNIENLAELIPKPANAKKLHLSGNYIRDINPTDFRGFEGLDLLHLGSNQIVTVRKDVFANLTNLRRLYLNGNQLEQLHPEMFLGLTNLQYLYLEYNAIKEVLAGTFDSMPNLQLLYLNNNVLRSLPAYVFAGVSLAKLNLKNNHFMTLPVSGVLDQLRSLTQIDLEGNPWECSCDLVALKLWLDKLSDGVAAKEVRCASPVQFSNIELRLLKNEILCPKLIARPPFIFTSATPVLTSVSPAGVGKAPPGGPVPLSIMILSILVVLILTVFVAFCLLVFVLRRTKKPAGRQELGNQECGSMSLQLHRHGHKSGKKGSISGDELGGETFIPQTIEHIGKSHTCGIGRSSDMDAGFKFADSQRQKIILRSAADKDRDALSTLERNKRLSTIDELEEFLPNREPSMFIQNFLDGKRDFNSIGMGAYEIRYPEKTLDRKMKKSSLIGGNHSKIVVEQRKSEYYELKAKLQGTPDYLQVLEEQTALTKM; encoded by the coding sequence ATGATGCTCGTTCTCCTGCTGGCAGCCTTTTCCGCTTCAATCTCAAGCTCCTCCCTCTCCTCCCCGTCCATGTCAGATGGACTCCCAATGGCAGACCCGTCTGCTCCGGACTTGATGTCTGAGACATGCAGCGCCTGCTCCTGCATGTCAGTGGAAAACGTACTGTACGTCAATTGTGAAAAGATCACTGTATATCGACCGACACAACTCATCCCTCCTGTGTCGTCATTATACCACCTCAACTTCCAAAATAACTTCTTAGTTATTCTCTACCCAAACTCGTTCCTCAACTTCACCCATGCTGTGTCTCTGCAGCTGGGGAATAATCAGCTACAGAACATTGAAGGTGGCGCGTTCATGGGGATGAGTGCTTTGAAACAGCTCCACCTAAACAACAACGAGTTAAAGGTGTTGCAAGCAGACACTTTTCAAGGAATAGAAAACTTGGAGTACCTTCAAGCTGACTACAACTTAATCAAGTATATTGAAAAGGGATCATTTAACAAACTGCACAGGTTAAAAGTGCTCATTCTGAATGATAATCTCATACAGGCACTTCCTGACAACATATTTCGCTTTGCCTCCCTCACACACCTGGATATAAGAGGGAACAGGATCCAGAAGCTTCCATATTTGGGAGTTCTGGAGCACATCGGACGGATTGTTGAGCTGCAGTTGGATGATAATCCCTGGAATTGTACCTGTGATTTAGCACCTCTCAAGGCATGGCTTGAAAACATGCcctataatatttttattggagAGGCCATATGTGAAACGCCAAGTGACTTGTATGGAAGGCTTCTGAAAGAAACTAATAAGCAGGAGCTTTGCCCCATGGGTACAGGAAGTGACTTTGATGTTAGAATGCCACCTGCACTCCCTGATACGGGTCAGTCATCCCCCAAAATATCCCCGACCTCCGTGGGTGCCATTCCCACAAAATCGCCAAAAAACACAGACTCATCTAAAATTTACGGTAATGGCATTGTAGCCGGTTTACCCCCTTTTGGAAGAAATAGTCAGATTGTTTCCTTTCAGACACGGAGCCCTCCAACGTTATGCCCACAGCCGTGCAGCTGTAAAACCCACCCTTCAGATTTTGGCATTACCGTCAGTTGTCAGGAAAGAAATATAGAAAATCTAGCAGAACTTATCCCTAAACCAGCAAATGCCAAGAAACTTCACTTGAGTGGGAATTACATTCGTGACATAAACCCGACTGATTTCCGAGGATTTGAAGGTTTAGATTTGCTTCATCTTGGCAGCAACCAAATTGTCACCGTCCGGAAAGATGTGTTTGCTAACCTCACTAATCTAAGAAGACTATATCTGAATGGAAACCAGCTCGAACAGTTACACCCTGAAATGTTTTTGGGCCTCACAAATCTACAATACCTATATTTGGAATACAATGCCATTAAAGAAGTTCTAGCGGGCACGTTTGACTCCATGCCAAATTTGCAACTCCTGTATCTCAATAATAACGTGTTGCGGAGTCTTCCTGCCTATGTGTTTGCAGGCGTCTCTTTAGCCAaacttaatttgaaaaacaaccaCTTCATGACCCTGCCAGTCAGTGGTGTCCTGGACCAGCTGCGTTCTTTGACCCAAATAGACCTAGAGGGAAACCCGTGGGAGTGTTCCTGCGATTTGGTCGCTCTCAAACTATGGTTAGACAAGCTAAGTGATGGAGTGGCTGCTAAAGAGGTGAGATGTGCCTCCCCAGTGCAATTCTCCAATATTGAACTGCGCCTGTTGAAAAACGAGATCCTGTGCCCAAAGCTGATTGCTCGGCCACCTTTTATTTTTACCAGCGCCACCCCGGTCTTGACTTCAGTTTCACCTGCAGGAGTTGGCAAAGCCCCGCCAGGAGGTCCTGTACCTCTCTCAATCATGATCCTTAGTATCCTTGTAGTGCTAATACTTACAGTGTTTGTGGCCTTCTGCCTTTTAGTCTTTGTCCTAAGACGGACTAAAAAACCAGCTGGTCGTCAGGAACTGGGGAATCAGGAGTGTGGCTCCATGTCACTGCAGCTCCACCGGCATGGCCACAAATCAGGCAAAAAAGGTTCCATTTCGGGAGATGAATTGGGAGGCGAAACATTTATCCCCCAAACCATTGAACACATTGGCAAGAGCCACACTTGTGGTATTGGACGCTCATCAGACATGGACGCTGGGTTTAAGTTTGCTGACTCGCAAAGGCAGAAAATTATCCTTCGGAGCGCTGCTGACAAGGATAGAGACGCACTCTCCACCTTGGAGCGCAACAAGCGCCTCAGTACAATCGACGAACTCGAGGAATTCCTACCAAATCGAGAGCCCAGCATGTTCATCCAGAATTTCCTGGACGGCAAGAGAGATTTCAACAGCATAGGAATGGGTGCGTACGAAATCcgctacccggagaaaactttGGATCGAAAGATGAAGAAATCATCACTGATAGGTGGGAACCACAGTAAGATTGTGGTGGAGCAAAGAAAAAGTGAGTATTATGAGCTGAAAGCCAAGCTTCAAGGAACACCTGATTATCTTCAGGTGCTTGAGGAGCAGACTGCACTGACTAAAATGTAG